One Setaria viridis chromosome 7, Setaria_viridis_v4.0, whole genome shotgun sequence genomic region harbors:
- the LOC117864598 gene encoding UDP-glycosyltransferase 89B2 — translation MLALLDLTGLLASCGLRLTVVATPATAPQLAPLLAAHLASAVLALTLPFPAHHALTAGVESAKHLPRRSSPRSSSPSTASGGLSTRGSSLAAELGVPRFVFSPCAVFGTAVLQSLFRRMPRHEDEDNEESPMTSPDLPGAPAFPWRQMSALYRTFKEGDDVSEGLRSSYLWNTFRGLQERYLEAPLADLGFRAARADFDKFLSNFKD, via the exons ATGCTCGCGCTTCTCGACCTCACTGGCCTCCTCGCGTCCTGCGGCCTGCGCCTCACTGTAGTCGCCacgcccgccaccgccccgcagCTCGCGCCGCTCCTGGCCGCGCACCTTGCCAGCGCCGTCCTCGCGCTCACCCTTCCGTTTCCCGCCCACCACGCCCTGACCGCCGGCGTCGAGAGCGCCAAGCACCTGCCGCGGCGCTCTTCCCCGCGCTCATCGTCGCCTTCGACGGCCTCCGGGGGCCTCTCTACTCGTGGGTCC TCGCTCGCGGCCGAGCTCGGCGTCCCGAGGTTCGTCTTCTCGCCGTGCGCGGTGTTCGGTACCGCCGTGCTGCAGTCGCTGTTCCGCCGGATGCCCAGGCACGAGGACGAGGACAATGAGGAGAGCCCGATGACCTCCCCCGACCTACCGGGCGCTCCTGCGTTCCCGTGGCGCCAGATGTCGGCGCTGTACCGGACGTTCAAGGAAGGCGACGACGTCTCCGAGGGGCTCAGGAGCAGCTACCTCTGGAACACGTTCCGGGGCCTCCAGGAGAGATACCTTGAGGCGCCGCTCGCGGACTTAGGCTTCAGGGCCGCGCGCGCGGACTTTGAtaaatttttgtcaaattttaaAGATTAG